A genome region from Flavobacterium sp. CFS9 includes the following:
- a CDS encoding DUF2586 family protein, whose translation MAKPGVNISFENGNIGTVATSPDGICVIVSSAVANGSFALGKAYTVYSLEEAETLGIIPTVAGNYELHKTIKEFYAEAGNGSELWLYGVAKTKTLDELVTVSREVLTASNRRIRFVVLKYAPSVAETVTTGGLRQGFPATLAAAQAIAEEFTVEKTQPVVFIIEAYNFTGVVADLVGFTDTTFNRVAVLIGDTEKRTGITASKGAAVGVLAGRIASNQVHINVGRVRDGALKPLEFYIVDTPVEQANIDAIYDKGFITPTTHTGKSGYFFVDDMLATEVSDDYHFLTRRRVIDKAYVLANQALTDFILDTVPLTNEGKIQAAYAKALEAEVERVIVQQMTSKGELSADVTIANDTGVECIIDVTNNIAQDSTIKGRIRVRPHGYGRFLQFTIGFNTGQ comes from the coding sequence ATGGCAAAACCAGGTGTAAACATATCATTTGAAAACGGCAATATAGGAACAGTAGCCACAAGTCCTGACGGCATTTGTGTAATTGTTTCCAGTGCCGTTGCAAATGGAAGCTTTGCCCTAGGCAAAGCATATACTGTCTATTCTTTGGAAGAGGCAGAAACTTTAGGCATAATTCCAACAGTTGCAGGAAACTATGAACTACACAAAACTATAAAAGAGTTTTACGCTGAAGCAGGAAACGGCAGCGAACTTTGGCTTTATGGAGTGGCTAAAACGAAAACACTCGATGAGTTGGTAACGGTCAGTAGAGAGGTTTTAACAGCTTCAAACAGACGAATCCGTTTTGTTGTTTTAAAATATGCACCATCGGTGGCCGAAACGGTAACAACCGGAGGATTAAGACAAGGATTTCCTGCGACACTCGCAGCAGCTCAGGCAATTGCTGAGGAATTTACAGTTGAGAAAACACAACCTGTTGTATTTATCATTGAAGCTTACAATTTTACAGGTGTTGTGGCTGATCTGGTAGGTTTCACGGACACCACTTTTAACAGGGTTGCTGTGCTGATTGGAGATACAGAAAAAAGAACCGGAATAACCGCTTCCAAAGGTGCCGCAGTAGGTGTTTTAGCGGGCAGAATTGCGAGTAATCAGGTTCATATAAATGTAGGTCGCGTTCGCGATGGTGCTTTAAAACCATTAGAATTTTACATTGTTGATACACCTGTTGAACAGGCAAACATTGACGCTATTTATGATAAAGGTTTCATCACTCCAACCACTCACACAGGAAAGAGCGGTTACTTTTTTGTAGATGATATGCTTGCAACAGAAGTATCTGACGATTATCATTTTCTTACGCGAAGACGTGTAATTGACAAAGCTTATGTTTTGGCCAATCAAGCATTAACTGATTTTATCCTGGATACGGTTCCACTGACAAACGAAGGTAAAATACAGGCCGCTTATGCAAAGGCACTTGAAGCGGAAGTAGAGAGGGTAATTGTACAGCAAATGACTTCTAAGGGAGAACTTTCGGCAGATGTTACAATTGCCAATGATACAGGTGTTGAATGTATCATCGATGTAACCAATAACATCGCCCAGGATTCAACAATCAAAGGAAGAATCAGAGTTCGTCCACATGGATATGGCAGATTCTTACAATTTACAATCGGATTTAATACAGGTCAATAA